ataatgtgcttgtgattattaaagtgcttctaaagcctggtttatacttctgcgtagaGTGATAGGCTTGACCCACGGCTCCTGCCTTGCGCATAGCCTTGCATTTATACTTTTGtccgctgtttgtgttgctctgcaataacacttctgaaatgctagctaACAGTaggtatttgttttattctgaacGTTACCTTAATGAACAAGTGGCTCAAATccactcattcagaggcaggaacgttcaacaactttaatcataaggtaaactcaaaacaactctttccatctagagctccttcacgggactcgacacttgtaaatatTTGCTACATCGGGCTTACACGGCTCTCAACCCTGCCCACACTTGTCAGGGATACCAAGCCGATtgatcacagagcttgcactaggTGTCGTTGAGACATGTAGTTacgttttttgagaggtgcgcgtcaccATCGCCGATGGTCACTGCAAGGGCTATGCATCCACGCataggctgcgccggagcatacgcgtgcgcttgacgtagaagtataaatcagccttaacatctgatcctttcagaaacagacaaacatgaGAGTGAAGTCAAAAACAAAGCCGGAGTCAgaagttcaaataaataaagattactgtagatagtttgcagtttcatcagcagaagccagcttcgaGCCTCACAATTcaagttcctaggccgctctgccttacaatcacaaatcaataccAATTATAATCTCATGTAACGTCTTTTACTGcgtcatacatatacatataggtgttttaacctgattgcCCAAGACACAGATAGACTTAGAAAATTTCCATGTGCATGTGtacaatatctcaagcatacaaaTGTTAGACATCCACTTCGGAGCTCACCTCAGACCTGTAAAATCAGGGACAGGGACACTCCAGGTGATTAGAAATTAGGTAATGTTTAACTTTTATTCATCAGTCAAAATCATGTCAAAGATTAAATGctgattaaaataatcatataaGTAAAGTAATGATAAAACGGATGTTGATCCTTTCTGGGATGGATTTAAAGATTTGAAGACAGAAAACTGACCCCATCACACAGCTCTGTGGTCAATAGTTTTGTGACTCTCAAATGTCACTGAGCCAGATTTACTCTGTTGTCTGACTCCACTATGGCACTAACCGGGCTCTTTAATCAGATCCCTGCTGCATTGAGATGTTTCTGAGGACCAAATTGGCAGATATACAGGCTAAACTGTGCCTCATACTTGGCATTCCAGGCTAAAACAGTGTTATTCATACTAGGGTCATTTTGTTGTGacgtatgaatgaatgatttacctGGAAATGACTTGGGACTTTCAGTACACCATTTATATGGAGCAGTCTCTTGTTCCTCCAAATCACAACCTGTAATTGTAAATGTGAGTAAAATGCTTTGCTTCTTGTTCTCTGTATCTGGTAAAATATATTTAGCTGTATGTTGTGTTTATTCCATGAAGTTTGTAGCTCTCAGGTTAACTGACTAGTTGGCTATTTACATATTGTGTCTAAAAAACATATGGAAATCAAAGCACTTCCACCCAGGTCAATGTTCAAAATAGTTAAACATTTACTACTGTGTCCATTAatactgaatgtattgtaaagtGGGTTTCTTTTGTGCATAAAGACACATGAGTATATCTATGCATAGTTGCAAGAAAAAGTATGTGACCCCTTTGGGATAACTTTTGGCATAAATTGTACAGAAAATGTTCATATCTTCATCTAAAGTCACAACAATAGAAAACCAATACCACACAAATATGATatgtttttattgaacacaacatgtaaacgaaggtcgctggtttgagtctcagctgggtcagttttctTGACTACTTTTCTTCCtaatctgtgtggagtttgcatgttctcctcgtattgacgtgggtttcctctgggtgcttcggtttcccccacagtccaaacacatgtggtataggtgtattgggtaagctaaattggccgttgtgtatgtgtgtgaattagtgtttgtgggtgtttcctagtgatgggttgcagctggaagggcatctgctgcgtaaaacatatgctggataagttggcggtccggtaagctgtggcgaccccagattaataaaggaactgagccgaaaagaaaatgaatgaatgaacaatatgtAAACGTTTACAGTGCAGGGTGGGCAAATGCTTTCTGGACACTCAAGGGTGGAGGGGGTTACACCATCAGTGGGTACACCatcagtgtacagcatccacctggatgaaacgacggcagccatattgcaccagaccacacaccagctgattggtggagaggagacagagtgatgaagccaattatgatatggggatagttAAGAGGACATgatggccagtgggcaaatttggggTTTTTAATtatccacagagagtcaggacctcggtttaacgtttATTCTGAGCACTGAGCAGTattgagtccccatcaatatgctagggcgttaggacccacacagatcacaggttaagcgccccctgctgttCTCACTAACACCAACTtggacagcaacctagctttcccatgtgatctcccatccaggtactgactctgcacagccctgcttagcttcaatgggcaaccatgtgagttgcatagagctagctgccggcttaAGCGTTCAAATAGTTTTTTCTTAAGCTGTTATGTATTTAAATAAGGGGAGAAAATAATTTACCTGCTGTCCTATGGGAGATATTTGCTGCAGCTGGTGTTCTTTGGGCATGTTTTCCTCTAGAACAGGGTTGTCCAaaatcggtcctggagggccggtgtcctgcatagtttagctccaaccccaatcagacacacctgggctagctaatcaagttcctactaggctttctagaaacatccatgcaggtgtgtttaggcaagttggagctaaattctgcaggaaaccagccctccaggactgagttttggCACCCCTGTTCTAGGCCCTGAGGCAGCAAAGCAGCTGGGAGGAGGTTTTGATGTTGGTGTGCTGTACCTTTTTTATCTACACATACCTATTGTATGTGTTGTTTCCAAACAGTTTTGGTGCTGTGCAAAATCCAGGAGCTCTTTTGCAAACTTCAAATGTGCTGCAATGTTTCTTTGGTCAGCAGTGGTTTCCTCCGTGGTGTCCTCGCATGAATTACATTCTAGTTTAATGTTTTACTTATTGTAGACATGCTAACAAAAAATGTTAGCATGTGCCAAAGATTTCTATAAGTCTTTAGCTGACACTCTAGGATTCTTCTTCAGTTCATTGAGCATTCTACGCTGTGGTCTTGCAGTCATCTTTACAGGATAACCATACCTAGGGAGAGTAGCAACAGTGCTGAACTTTCTCCATGTGTAGACAGTCTgtcttatgctgcgttcacaccagacgcggatgaagcgtcaagtgCAAGTAAttaaatgttaagtcaatgcagagatgtgaatagacatcctgcggtgcgatACGCgcaaatgacaagtttaacacgtgaaacgctcgagttggaaaatctgaacattCACTCTGTGTTAACCagtcaggagctttctcttgtaggggcgtgattatgatgtacCATCTGTTGCTGGTGTCCTGAGGGGCAATCCTCTTGTCGACACCGggcaacagctcatcaaactgggcttggctccgctgaaagctttcatcatccaggtatagtttctggaggagtttatgaactcacagagctgggtgcacctctgactGCAtgtagtggactcagacacgttGCCGAACGAATCTACCAGGTCACCAGGCAGatagaagccctgcccatgacgcaaatCCACGTTATTGTGAAGAGAATTTGACACACGAATGAAGTGAACTCAATTTATTCACTCATatcgcatctggtgtgaacacagcattacagtgAACACATGGACATGAAGACTTTTAGAGATACTTTTGTAACCATTTCCAGCTTTCAATTCTAGATCGCAGGTCTTTCGACAACTCTTGTGCAAGGCATGATTCACATCAGGCAATGCTTCTTGAGAAATGCAAAGTCAAAACTGGTGTGTGTTTTTATAGGGCCAGGCAGCTTTAACTAACACTTCCAATCTCATCACATTGGTTGGACTCCATGTCGGCTTCAAATTGCGCTTagagtcagagttcaccaagcttgaactttccagtGCAGCGAAAACCGAAACTTGTTGCACAAGCTAGCGTTTCCGGTCTGAGGCATTCACGCAACACTTTTGATCTTATCTTAGATGTTGATAGTTTTAATACttaaattctttcatgttgtctttTACATGCAGCTTTGTGACTATAAATTTGGGTTAACTTGTTTTGTTTCTCTCATTAGAGCTGATGTTGCAGAAAGAAGAGACTCCAGGACTGAATGAAATGGAAGTCATTAATCAGAATGAGGAACACCAAGATTTAATGACTGATGAGCAATCAACTGTGacaaaaaagaaaaccaaatctAATGGTAACTTTCCCTGCAGTGAGTGTGGAAAAAGTTTTACTCAAAAACACAACCTTATAGTCCACATGAGCATTCACACCGGGGAGAAGCCGTATgcctgccaacagtgtggaaagaggtTCAGACTGTTACACATCCTTCAACTTCACTTCAAacttcacactggagagaggccttATGCCTGCACTCAGTGTGAAATGAGGTTCATTAAAAAACAAAGACTTGAAACGCACATGGCAGTCCACAGTACAGAGAAGCCATTCGTTTGCCAACAATGTGGTAAATGCTTTGCTCAAAAGCATAACCTTAAACAACACATGaaaattcacaccggagagaaacctttcGTCTGCCAactgtgtggaaagagtttcagtcaaaaaCAACGTCTTGCAGTCCACACGATGATTCACACTGGGGAGAGACCTTACACTTGCTCTCAATGCGGGAAGAGTTTTACACAGAGAAACAACCTCAATTACCACATGAAATTTCACACTGGGGATAAGCCTTACATTTGCACAGAGTGTGGCAAAAACTTTACATATAAATACTACCTTAATGCGCACATGAGGACTCACACCAGAGAGAGGCCGTTTATATGTggtcagtgtggaaagagttactGTCACAGAGGCAACCTCAGCCAACACTTGAAGCTCCACGTAGAAGAAACCAAAAACGTAACATGATGATTTAGTCATGATATTATATTAAATAGTCACAGATACTTTACTAGATACACATTCTTTACTATACAACCTTCTTTGTAAGGTCGTGAAACACTAAACTTAATTTTCTGATGTTTTAACTGAGGTACGATGGAGTGTATTTTCTGATGGATGTCCACTCCAGGATGAAGTAACGCATATCTTTTCCTATTTatctttgtttattaataaagttcAATGTTTAAGGACCTAGATCATGAGTtcgcaaactcagtcctggaggtttGGTGTCCTACAAATTTAAGCTTAAACTTGCCTCAACATACCTGCAAGGGTGTATCGAGAAAGCTTAGCACAGGGCTAcccaaactcagtcctagagggccggtgtcctgcaaagtttagttccaacccaatcAGATGCACCTGGGctggctaatcaagctcttactaggccaggggtgtccaaactcaatcctagagggccggtgtcttgctgAAGCTGCGGtgacactgggcttttcctcccatagacttgcattcatacgcacgcaaatgcgtcagaccggaaacgcaagggcatgcatcaagtttcgcatgttgctgcggtgcaaagttcaagcttggtgaactctgacctgcgtgAGACctatcgaggatcaaaacatgacctctctggacagaaatgtagaACATGGAGagatcgcttgctttttttaatgtctaatcatcttttttaatcccgccccttttcgcagcgccgcacgacagaatttcgcacacgcaaagcccggtgtgaccgtagcttgagtttagctccaatttgcttcaacacacctgccaggaagtttctattATATGtagcaagagcttgattagctggatcaggtgtgtttaattagggttggagttaaactctccaggacaccggccctccgggacCAAGTTTAGACACCCCGgtgctaggctttctagaaacatccctgcaggtgtgttgaggtaagttggagctaaatctgtAGGACTtcaaccctccaggaccgaggttGGGCCCCCGTCTtagcaagagcttgattagccagCCCAGGAGCATCTgattgggttggaactaaactttgcaggacactagACCTCCGGGACTGAGATTGAAAACCCCTGGCTTAGATTATATGATGACCTTAGTGTCATCCCTCTTCAGGGTAAAACTTTGATGATATGTGTGTCATTGCTTTTTCTGTATCCCAAGTtatttgtttcctcaggatcttCAAGAGGTCAAGGAGACCTTGACGTATATGAAATGACGTTATGTAAGTATAATTGTTGatgttttgagattgtaagcagagctCTACGAACTCTACGAGAGTTGGAGAGAAAGCTGGCTTCTGCCGATGAAACTGTAAAGTATtttcagtaaactttcttttaattgaatctctgatTCCATCTCTTTGGCTCGAGCCATTACAATGATTGCAGTTAGACCTCACTAAGCATGCATCGTTTAATACACCTTAAATACTGGAGGTGATTAAAACATCAGTTCAATGATTTGCAGGGGTGTTACAAATCTTTTGTCAGCCAACAGCTTTCCCATTCATTAATGGTCATGGAAATTCAGTGTTTTAGTCAGTGAAGATCAGAGAATGTCAGGGAATTTTATACTTGGCTTTAAGTGGGAACCCTGATCAGGGGATTATCCTTGTGTGCCATTGTATTTGTTGCTTTGttcatttgtattttgaaaaatatttagggaaaatgtctaattattatgaaaaaattCTTTGTTATATATGTAACGCTCATTCCCTGGAAGAAGAATTGAAAACATTACGTTGTGACCAATGTGTTTGTATGATAATGGCcaaatgatgctcaattggtactaatgggaccaaagtgtgccaataaaatatcccccacaccattacaccaccaccaccagcctgaactgctgatacaaggcaggatggatctatgctttcatgttgttggcaccaaattctgacccgaccatccaaatgtcgcagctgaaatcgagactcatcagaccaggcaacgtttctccaatcttctattgtccagttttggtgagcctgtgtaaattatagcctcagtttcctgttcttagccaaCACAAtcacacggcaattcgtaactttttgatttagtggccaattcgaatgatctaattcatacaatttaatacggtttgctcatcctccaatgacggttgggtttaggggtggggttaggtaccACACCTTTTTAAAagcgtacaatttcgtatgactgaactcgaattacgaattagccactaaactgacaaaacgtagaataattacgttttctcatgagatcaggctgtcttagctgacaggagtggcacccggagtggtcttctgttgctgtatcccagctgcctcaaggttggacatgttgtgtgttcagagatgttcttccgcatacctcgattgtaatgagtgcttatttgagttactgttgcctttctatcggctggaaccagtctggccattctcctctgacctctggcatcaacaaggcatttgcaaccacagaactgccgctcactggatatttcctctttgtctgaccattctctgtaaaccctggagatggttgtgtgtgaaaatccaagtagatcagcagtttccgaaatactcagactagcccgtctggcaccaaaagccatgccacgttcaaagtcacttaaatcatctttctgaTGGTCGGTTTGACctgcaacagatcgtcttgaccatgtctacatgcctaaatgcattgagttgctgccatgtgattggctgattagaaagttgcattaacaagcagttggacaggtgtaccttattaagtggccgatgagtgtataatctaatgtaaaataatgaaatCAATAAAGTCAAAGACAGTATTTGGTTCGATCTTTTCAGTGTTTCCTCTTTTAGAGGATGTTTATGGGGagtaaactaaaaacaaacaaaaaaagtttataattaACTTGgaaatttaaagattttttacaaaagtatttaaccatttttaataTCGTTATCCATTTGGATTTTGTACATTTATGGTCACTTCTCTTAATATAACGCACTTTTACTTTACATGTTAATTTTAACATAAAACCCGGAAACTAGAAATTGATGTCTTTAAGAATCTGTGGTTTACCCCCTAAAACAATCTACTGTCTCATTTACTGTCCTtcagtctgtgtgaattgtattaTAGTATGCAAGGCTTTTATTTTGGTGTATCTACGTGACGTCACATGTCCGCGCGCCGGAGTTCGGTGCGACGAAAGGTTTGTGCTTTAACGGTTTAAATATCGGAACAAACAACCAGTCAaagattcagttttttttataaacgACGCCAAATTAAATATTCGTCAGGAATCATGAATGTAATTCGTTATCTGACATAATCTTTAAAGActttaatcacaattaatttgCTCAAGCGCACAGGTGAGCAGCAGAACAGGCGCGTCTCATTTCTGTATCGCGACTCTGTTAGTAAACATGAATTCAGCCACTGGCGAGTGGAGATGAGGAAAAAGGAGATTTACAAAACTCAGAGTCAATTAAATCGTTTGAAATGATTAATTTAGTCAAACCTGCTGATCAAAATAGTGTTCAGCAAAACAacaaagatgttcagtgactttATTAACCGACTGCGAGTGTTTTCCTGAAAACTAATACTATAGATCATATAGTGAAAGTCTATAACTAATAGTACGAGTatgtttatattgtaatattattatacatttccaGAGCTACTCAAATCTACTCAGGTGGTTTTATCTGAGTTCCTCAGCAGTGCACTGAATAGTGAACTAGAGAGCTGATTGAGACGCAGATTGAGTGTGTATTTCTCTTATATCTGTTCATTgttctcattttaaacaggacgaagtgtccaaacactgagggaaactgctgaagcgactgatgtccacactgttataaagatggcgtttattaaagtggagagtgaagacctgaagattgaAGACACATTCACAGTCAAAATGGAAGATCCTCAGGAACAAACAGGTAAGATGAACTTTTGATTAATTGTCTGcttttacaatttacaattgtCTGCTCTGGATAATTCTTTTAATTGTTTTGCAACTTGAAAATGTTCATATCTCTATGAAATGTTTGACCTCGAGAAGTGTCGATCTTAATACGTTTTGTAAAGGAGATAAACTGgagttaaagtgacagttcaccaaaaaagaaaattctgtcatcgtttactggtttcaaaccttgtttgaaacataaaagaagatattttgaataacgCTGAACACCCGTAACCATTGATATCCATTGTAAATagcaggaaaaaacaacaacaacaacaactactactactatccgCATGTTAAATTTGACGTCACGCGAAGCAACTTCCGGGTCCAATCGCTCTGTCAAACTGTATgtggagactcaacaaatggtaatactaaacatttacatttgctgttatacttttaaaaatcacaatcgCGTGCCTCATCCATATCCATGCCCGATGGACAGAAAGCgataaaatttttttataaattgtaaaaatattggtgtctgtgatgaaCCAGAGACTgtcgtgtacaccatgattttatataaaattcactttaatgtgtgatatggcTAAAAATGGtcataaatgagttttttttttaaatttattttatttaaatgagtagcggcttggacccacaAACAGTATGCCATACGTCACaacttaaaggttcaagaaaccctggagtactAAAAATTTATTTGAGAttgtaatatatttgtgtgtggtgcatcagttaagacaacgttagcacctgtcaggttttaattgtggggaaaactggataattttgagcttttgtcagctaatttcatcttccggatTCAagataatttttggggcgggatcaaaatcagtgacatagcgcgaatctgctagtggagtgatgatgcgtcggattctcattattattcgtgagttttcttatcctatgaaaaGACTCCacttcttaattattcataagACCGCCTGCTTTCCGAAGGCtaagcagacctgccaagctgtgagacccaatgactgggtgagacacgggtaggcatgggccggtataagattctgacgatatgataaccttggataaaaatatcatggtattgttagaactgctctaaaatattattttttaaatgtctgggtaaaaaacaacccccccccccctttgaaaacaatatattctattttctGAAACATTTATAGAAGTTTGGAGCAGTAAAAATAAGGCTGAATAATCCAAATGAATAattaacttctgctgtcttcgttagtttcagaaacactgatttctttacgatttaaaacgacatctttagatatctttcctgctggagatactgctgtcctgaaaaaacaacaaaaaaagtcaataaaaaatcttacacatacctcaggaacggtattacagaaaattttggcggttttaaaaccttgacttctccaaaccgcggtataccttgaaaacggttattgtcccatgcctagacaCGGGTCGTATGTGTTTATTTCTATGATCCACAgggattgttgcatgtttttccctgtgaTGCTATCcaggccgatacagcaaagctgtcgGTTTGCAGCTAGCATTTTCGTCGGGAGAgcagtacgagaattggagaatggcggagaCAGGGCAGTAGACTGCGTTGCTGTCCACTGTGTTTGCATGCAGACCCGgagattgaggaggagagaagtcctcctcatttatagtgttcatataaacacgattatctttataatgatagaacaaattgtggttatgtgtatatgaaattacgaataacatatgaagtgttcagatgcaaaaacctctaaatgccgtctgaaatctCCATCGAAAACGAACTCCTTTGTTTATATTGAGATATTCTAGTTTAAAGACCACCAAAAAGACtttttctttgccataaaagtggtaTTACTGAAATTAcgcacaggagcctgataaaaatgctcattttagaggaaaatttcagatggcatttagaggtttttgcgtctgaactcttcatatgtagcaggacattaaattactgttcatttctttgcattttaactctgTAAACTATAAAAATCATAGCTCTTCTCGTGGTTTgcgtctcattttgtgagccaacagACAGTTCGCTCCACTCTTTTTCACTGTCGGCCACGCCCAGGcctggattaagaattcagaggcccctgggcacaatagccgcgtttccactgtcgcgcctaaagcgagcgagccaaggccagtcgcgtttccactatcacttccggggcgtaatcgggccaaaccggggcttccttggggccagcgtccggcctttttcggcccgccgaataccttgggccaaggagggccaactggggcttcggggcggggttacgtacaaaggcggagttttcctgtcaggtaaagaggagacaagatgctttcttcccttacatttgttttgctatcgcgctagccttgcagccaaaatctgtgttcgaagtaaatgccgccgaactcgaatgtccttatccagggatcgctgtctggccttacaccaacagaccacaaacagtaaaaaagcaatcgcttcggtgttctccatcttccagctctcgtagtgatgccaggttgtgtttgtggttataatttgagttttttgttcccgctgaagtgggcgggttgtgtgacgggttgtgtgacgtttgattcgggggacgttctgggggcggtgtttgcgtgacgcgctgcgagtaacttgcccgacagtggaaacgcgacatgatttcggcctcatttctcaacctcccgggctattggcccggcctggcccgattaaagccctggcttgcactggcccgatagtggaaatgcggctattgtcttGTAGGCCCCTTACCTagccgcacccctatagttgaattaaaaaataagattaatatagtATTTGCTTAATAAAactaatctataatgtattgcccacattttttaaataaatgaaacttctacaaacttataatgcatattaTTTGGATTACGCCTCTCCAGTTCAGTTCTATGAATCCgagtcctccataatacacacacttatgaatgattcctacttgtcttcctcgtgatgaagagtaggcaaagtctgatatgtagtgggggaaaagaAGAACGTGTTCACCAGACGCTGGATTCGACCCGGGTTCATGATCGATCACAAGCTACGCCACTCATGCTGCTGTTTGCCgctctctttagttatgttgtctctgtcagtTGAACGGTGATGGGCGGGAATCGctcaactagctcattccaacgaggtgcgctatttgcacttagcctaaatagactaTAAAATTGGCATTTTTTTGCACCCTCGCAGGCGCCCCAAGTGCGTAAGGGCTCCTGTGCCCAtaaggcccattggttaatccggacctggccacgcccactccttcctctgctcacagcgctgctccacgcccatctcagagcatttttttttatttctgaggtagacttgaactgaaaaggGGGGGTTTCAGGGCCCTTTAACAAGCGATTTGAACCATTTCTGATTTGTTGTGTGATGTCAAGACTGGTTCTTTGGGAATGGCTCCTAAATTCTTTCACTGCTGTGAGCTTTTCTGTCTAACTTTTAGGGGTGTGAAGCTATACTGGtctcggttcggttacgattatcatgccatcgattcggttcaattcgatatcacggtgcattgacgatgctttccatacataatttttttttttcttcacaccttaagaactttattttaataaaatctataaatttatatttatatattatttgtaatgcaatttttgtcctttaatacaagcaaccagatatatgaactgtacctttaatttgacctgctcaaagaaaacagtctttgaatgtatcaaacaaaactccaattcATACagagaacaacatgagcatttatagcagataaactaatgtaaatactatcccgcttgctttttgagtgcCGTCAAGCGAGGTcatatgctgtgttcacaccagacgcggaagaagcattaagcgcgagtgatttacatgttaagccaATGCAAACGTGCGAATAGACACCCTGCAGTGCGAATGACGCGAATTGCAACAATG
This region of Danio aesculapii chromosome 4, fDanAes4.1, whole genome shotgun sequence genomic DNA includes:
- the LOC130222791 gene encoding gastrula zinc finger protein XlCGF8.2DB-like yields the protein MAFIKVESEDLKIEDTFTVKHEDPQEQAELMLQKEETPGLNEMEVINQNEEHQDLMTDEQSTVTKKKTKSNGNFPCSECGKSFTQKHNLIVHMSIHTGEKPYACQQCGKRFRLLHILQLHFKLHTGERPYACTQCEMRFIKKQRLETHMAVHSTEKPFVCQQCGKCFAQKHNLKQHMKIHTGEKPFVCQLCGKSFSQKQRLAVHTMIHTGERPYTCSQCGKSFTQRNNLNYHMKFHTGDKPYICTECGKNFTYKYYLNAHMRTHTRERPFICGQCGKSYCHRGNLSQHLKLHVEETKNVT